The proteins below are encoded in one region of Avibacterium volantium:
- a CDS encoding autotransporter outer membrane beta-barrel domain-containing protein codes for MMKNLKLLPLSVFVGMALYSASFAAQAACLDTTKSYENKLFDQGKKANIVILSQGDCINVSSGNAVEITKNNSKQNQGSIFVKNDLTASSGVALLLDDTTNLSSALFIGAKDGGLKPASLTPVTISGKIGLEFDGEFNGYAGYDIKNNHGIYLLEGSKIVGSENAIKIKKEQKTLGRNRPLFIKVSGGSIDGNIEVNPYKSVTGAQPITSPIENRSQNSEKLGVRLYVYKGIKDANAESRLRSHSITGINEIGNLDGNLVIVSDQKGDNWNTAEFLSLADSKLSFETNLETANVAPLVTVAKADVRNKEVKVKFTDLADADVHNNAVALSGRDKLTFTLFAGEIVSLAENAVKLFDKNGNSLEIDEISTAFNNHQYMTLVKNGSTITSKVEGNAYKVTYTYDGASRLDIVADVGNTAKIDSTVLSEINAVNGLKSINNTGDLEISLANSGKIDWGNLTFNSGGADNTLVLNVAGVDQNTSASFSESLLSVAKANIENTALTLKLGNYTYDENTSGSVLQGFDKVKLLDLADAENSTVGLATIKVLDKDGQSLSDLKETTLAENIVSTHKNGALTLSAQDYSLNYEAEIYELTLDNTASGGVPRLTKDIQAQIEGKNYIAVTNKGDAVIDVANSGVDLGNATFSSANPDSTLTLAVEDQATSNPLLKAGSVNVANQKLLVQFAEGVTTQDITDKDYTLFSTGNGVTVGDKTEIDLVDNQGNSLLQKEDKVYTEPDSWQVYNQKAGELQKESQANQYVVRYKAGAVEFLRDPSRNAFVSLLPEDQQPFVSYILDEKFNGSDNEAEQIIRSARTNEQARRLANQMMPDLSASDITAAWVWGEQMRSHIEQRTLAYRHQLPSYEREDGWNLWATTSLGRGKDSGEYKLNRYGVHFGMDRQINDEALIGFSAGVNRSSLASERSDIDKKVTQFIFMPYVEWKGDLYFAEANLLGGTYSVDSTRQIGNTTATGDYSGFQFGYQLTGGIDTEVKGVGLRPFLSLKQQWFNNEGWEETGSPFALSADTQKYSAQHIGGGISLWKRFDLAIGKFVPSLDLQYYKQMGGSDATMSYRLASDSATTGYDFNVNNITGNQFSTKLNARLDITENLNISGSLSYNKFGNYKETVVGFGLSNTF; via the coding sequence ATGATGAAAAATTTGAAATTATTACCGCTCTCTGTTTTTGTTGGAATGGCGTTATATAGCGCAAGCTTTGCGGCTCAGGCTGCGTGTTTGGATACAACAAAGTCGTATGAGAATAAGTTATTTGATCAGGGAAAGAAAGCAAATATTGTTATTCTTTCGCAGGGAGATTGTATTAATGTTTCATCAGGTAATGCTGTTGAAATCACAAAAAATAATTCTAAACAAAATCAGGGAAGTATTTTTGTAAAAAATGATTTAACGGCTTCCTCTGGAGTTGCTTTATTATTGGATGATACAACTAATCTCAGCTCAGCTTTATTTATTGGTGCTAAAGATGGTGGGTTGAAACCTGCTTCATTAACGCCAGTTACGATATCCGGTAAAATAGGCTTGGAGTTTGATGGAGAATTTAATGGTTATGCTGGTTATGATATTAAGAATAACCACGGTATTTATTTATTAGAGGGGAGTAAGATAGTTGGTAGTGAAAATGCTATTAAAATTAAAAAAGAACAGAAAACTCTAGGTAGAAACCGACCATTATTTATTAAAGTTTCGGGAGGGAGCATTGATGGAAATATTGAGGTTAACCCCTATAAAAGTGTGACAGGCGCTCAACCGATTACAAGTCCTATCGAAAATAGATCCCAAAATTCAGAAAAACTTGGCGTTCGACTTTATGTGTACAAAGGCATAAAAGATGCAAATGCAGAAAGCCGTTTACGTTCGCATAGCATTACAGGCATTAATGAAATTGGTAACTTAGACGGTAATTTAGTGATCGTTTCTGATCAAAAAGGTGATAATTGGAACACCGCTGAATTCCTTTCTCTTGCAGATTCTAAACTTTCATTTGAAACCAATTTAGAAACTGCCAATGTCGCCCCATTGGTTACGGTTGCTAAAGCAGATGTGCGTAACAAAGAAGTGAAAGTGAAATTTACCGATTTGGCTGATGCTGATGTTCATAACAATGCAGTGGCATTAAGTGGTAGAGATAAACTCACCTTTACGCTATTTGCTGGTGAAATTGTTTCACTGGCTGAAAATGCAGTGAAATTGTTTGATAAAAATGGTAATTCATTAGAGATTGATGAGATATCAACAGCATTTAATAATCATCAATATATGACCCTTGTAAAAAATGGTAGTACGATAACATCTAAAGTTGAGGGTAATGCCTATAAAGTAACTTATACTTATGATGGAGCTTCTCGTCTGGATATTGTTGCGGATGTAGGTAATACGGCTAAAATTGATTCCACCGTACTTTCTGAAATTAATGCAGTGAACGGTTTGAAAAGTATCAACAATACTGGTGATTTAGAAATTTCCCTTGCCAACAGTGGAAAAATCGATTGGGGCAATCTGACTTTTAACTCAGGTGGAGCGGATAATACTTTAGTGCTTAATGTAGCGGGTGTTGATCAAAACACTTCAGCGAGTTTCTCTGAGTCTTTGCTTTCAGTGGCAAAAGCAAACATTGAAAATACCGCACTTACTTTAAAATTAGGTAATTACACCTATGATGAAAACACTTCAGGTTCTGTTTTACAGGGCTTTGATAAAGTGAAATTACTTGATTTAGCAGATGCTGAAAATTCAACAGTAGGATTAGCTACTATTAAAGTTTTAGATAAAGATGGACAATCACTGAGTGATCTTAAAGAGACTACTCTTGCAGAAAATATCGTATCTACCCATAAAAATGGGGCATTAACCTTATCTGCACAGGATTATTCATTAAATTATGAAGCCGAAATCTATGAGCTGACCTTGGATAATACGGCATCAGGTGGTGTACCACGTTTAACAAAAGATATTCAAGCTCAAATAGAGGGCAAAAACTATATTGCTGTGACCAATAAAGGGGATGCGGTGATTGATGTAGCAAATTCTGGCGTGGATTTAGGCAATGCTACCTTTAGTTCAGCAAATCCTGATAGTACATTAACTTTAGCAGTGGAAGATCAAGCAACGTCAAATCCATTGTTAAAAGCCGGCTCGGTAAATGTAGCAAATCAGAAATTATTAGTGCAATTTGCCGAAGGAGTAACCACTCAGGATATTACAGATAAAGATTATACTTTATTTAGTACTGGCAATGGTGTAACTGTTGGGGATAAAACAGAAATTGATCTGGTAGACAATCAAGGTAATTCTTTATTACAAAAAGAAGATAAGGTTTATACTGAGCCAGATAGCTGGCAAGTTTATAACCAAAAAGCAGGTGAGTTGCAAAAAGAGTCACAGGCTAATCAATACGTTGTTCGTTATAAAGCGGGGGCTGTTGAGTTCTTAAGAGACCCAAGCCGTAATGCATTTGTTTCATTATTGCCAGAAGATCAACAACCTTTTGTAAGTTACATCTTGGATGAGAAATTTAATGGTTCAGATAACGAAGCAGAGCAAATTATTCGTTCCGCTCGCACTAATGAACAAGCAAGACGCTTAGCAAACCAAATGATGCCTGACCTTAGCGCCTCAGACATTACTGCCGCTTGGGTGTGGGGTGAGCAAATGCGTAGCCATATTGAGCAACGCACCTTAGCTTATCGCCATCAGTTACCAAGCTATGAACGTGAAGATGGCTGGAATTTATGGGCAACCACTTCACTTGGACGCGGTAAAGACAGCGGTGAGTATAAATTGAATCGTTATGGGGTTCATTTTGGTATGGATCGTCAGATTAATGATGAAGCATTAATCGGTTTCTCTGCTGGCGTGAATCGTAGCTCACTTGCTTCTGAACGTTCTGATATTGATAAAAAAGTAACCCAATTTATCTTTATGCCTTATGTTGAGTGGAAAGGTGATCTTTATTTCGCTGAAGCAAACTTACTGGGAGGAACTTACTCTGTAGATAGCACTCGTCAAATTGGTAATACTACCGCAACGGGTGATTACTCAGGTTTCCAATTTGGTTATCAGCTCACTGGTGGTATTGATACTGAAGTTAAGGGCGTGGGATTACGTCCGTTCTTAAGCCTAAAACAACAATGGTTTAATAATGAGGGTTGGGAAGAAACGGGTTCGCCATTTGCTTTATCAGCAGACACGCAAAAATATAGCGCCCAACATATTGGTGGTGGTATTTCATTATGGAAACGCTTTGACCTTGCCATTGGTAAATTTGTACCAAGCCTAGATTTGCAATATTACAAACAAATGGGTGGTTCTGATGCAACAATGAGTTACCGCTTAGCAAGTGATAGTGCGACAACTGGTTATGATTTCAACGTGAACAATATCACGGGTAACCAATTCTCAACGAAGTTAAATGCACGTTTAGACATTACTGAAAACTTGAACATATCTGGTTCATTGTCATACAACAAATTCGGCAATTACAAAGAAACTGTGGTTGGTTTTGGTTTAAGCAATACATTCTAA
- a CDS encoding outer membrane beta-barrel protein — protein sequence MKIVKPVLLASSLSFVAFQAQAANVNAFLSWEDVRYNDVYDDNGINTGKGRNYHGYRLGMSVSPDNSNWTFNLGFRQNRSKGYTQSVKDKNPAANGAQMQQVAGKRDYQRLDFGVSYRYRFNNGWVQPSFNIRQDKTLSAAGANHTTDYYNMDLYYNYNITDRLVWNGRFKPEVVKYENNRQYIGSNNSADVAKHTRKTQFGWEIEQGLRYLVSPNFNFEIAYNDVRKRQDDDKPVWDNTTNTESNPQLRIYMTYKTPFGLTFSPYIRKSIFGKIKVKDECNLDKGKCTGLFTEKRDLTRYALRAQYQINNNVTLMAEYYRENVKFLNIDKETSKQNYLRLGMRFTF from the coding sequence ATGAAAATAGTAAAACCGGTTTTATTAGCATCATCACTTTCTTTTGTTGCCTTTCAAGCTCAAGCAGCCAATGTTAATGCTTTCCTTAGCTGGGAAGATGTAAGATATAACGATGTTTATGATGATAATGGCATAAATACTGGGAAAGGGCGAAATTACCACGGTTACCGTTTAGGTATGTCCGTTTCTCCAGATAATTCTAATTGGACGTTTAACTTAGGCTTCCGTCAAAATCGAAGCAAAGGCTATACTCAGTCAGTTAAAGATAAAAATCCTGCAGCTAACGGTGCGCAAATGCAACAAGTTGCTGGTAAACGTGATTATCAACGTTTAGATTTTGGGGTAAGTTATCGTTATCGTTTTAATAATGGTTGGGTGCAACCTTCTTTTAATATTCGTCAAGATAAAACGCTAAGTGCAGCAGGGGCAAATCATACAACCGACTATTACAACATGGATCTTTACTATAACTATAATATTACAGATCGCTTAGTATGGAATGGTCGTTTTAAACCTGAAGTTGTGAAATATGAAAATAATCGGCAATACATTGGTTCAAATAATTCTGCTGATGTTGCAAAACATACCAGAAAAACCCAATTTGGTTGGGAGATTGAACAAGGCTTACGTTATTTAGTTTCGCCAAACTTCAATTTTGAAATTGCGTATAACGATGTACGCAAACGTCAAGATGATGATAAACCCGTTTGGGATAACACGACTAATACAGAAAGCAATCCTCAGTTGCGTATCTATATGACGTATAAAACGCCTTTTGGATTAACCTTCTCACCTTATATTCGTAAATCTATTTTCGGCAAAATTAAAGTGAAAGATGAATGTAATTTAGATAAAGGTAAATGTACAGGTCTTTTCACTGAAAAACGTGATCTAACTCGTTATGCGTTACGCGCTCAGTATCAAATCAATAATAATGTGACACTAATGGCGGAATACTATCGTGAAAACGTGAAATTCTTGAACATAGATAAAGAAACATCAAAACAAAATTATCTACGTTTAGGAATGAGATTTACCTTTTAA
- the recA gene encoding recombinase RecA codes for MTTQEEKQKALAAALGQIEKQFGKGSIMKLGETQDLDIESISTGSLGLDIALGIGGLPMGRIVEIYGPESSGKTTLTLSVIAQAQKLGKTCAFIDAEHALDPIYAAKLGVDVKELLVSQPDNGEEALEICDALVRSGAIDVVIVDSVAALTPKAEIEGDMGDAHVGLQARLMSQALRKLTGQIKNSNCLVIFINQIRMKIGVMFGNPETTTGGNALKFYSSVRLDIRRVGAVKNGDEIIGNETRVKVVKNKVAPPFRQVDFQILYGEGISRNGELIELGVKHKLVDKSGAWFSYNGEKIGQGKANAMKWLAEHPEQAEELENKLREELLANPDKSLIADIEADQNEDIAEMDSEF; via the coding sequence ATTACCACTCAAGAAGAAAAACAAAAAGCTCTTGCTGCGGCGTTAGGTCAAATTGAAAAACAATTTGGTAAAGGTTCAATTATGAAATTGGGGGAAACCCAAGATTTGGACATTGAATCTATTTCCACAGGTTCACTGGGGTTAGACATTGCCTTGGGTATCGGTGGTTTGCCAATGGGACGTATCGTAGAAATTTACGGGCCAGAATCTTCAGGGAAAACCACATTAACCCTTTCTGTTATTGCACAAGCACAAAAATTAGGCAAAACCTGTGCCTTTATTGATGCAGAACACGCCTTAGATCCAATTTATGCGGCAAAACTTGGTGTTGATGTCAAAGAATTGCTTGTTTCTCAGCCTGACAACGGTGAAGAAGCATTAGAAATTTGTGATGCCTTAGTTCGTTCTGGCGCGATTGACGTGGTGATTGTGGACTCTGTAGCCGCCCTTACGCCAAAAGCAGAAATTGAAGGGGATATGGGTGATGCACACGTTGGTTTACAAGCGCGTTTAATGTCGCAAGCCTTGCGCAAGCTCACTGGACAAATCAAAAACTCAAACTGCTTGGTGATTTTCATCAACCAAATTCGTATGAAAATTGGTGTGATGTTTGGTAACCCAGAGACCACCACTGGCGGTAACGCATTGAAATTCTATTCTTCAGTGCGTTTAGATATTCGCCGTGTAGGTGCAGTGAAAAACGGCGACGAAATCATTGGTAATGAAACTCGTGTGAAAGTGGTGAAAAACAAAGTTGCCCCACCATTCCGTCAAGTTGATTTCCAAATTCTTTACGGTGAAGGCATTTCACGCAATGGTGAATTAATTGAATTGGGTGTAAAACATAAACTAGTTGATAAATCAGGCGCGTGGTTCTCTTATAACGGTGAAAAAATAGGTCAAGGCAAAGCCAATGCAATGAAATGGTTAGCTGAACACCCTGAACAAGCCGAAGAATTAGAAAATAAATTACGCGAAGAGCTTTTAGCAAATCCAGACAAATCTCTCATTGCCGATATTGAAGCGGATCAAAATGAAGACATTGCAGAAATGGATTCTGAATTTTAA
- the recX gene encoding recombination regulator RecX, with protein MASLALNYVVNLLSRREYSEYELRCKMQEKAFTEAEIEQALAICQEKNWQSDRRFAENYLHYRSQKGYGLNRIKQELFQLKGISSEIAEDVLAEMDIDWFEIAHSVLRKKFPNYAQEQDFKMKQKIWRYMLSHGFQSEEFADLVGSGENEFY; from the coding sequence ATGGCATCATTGGCATTAAATTATGTGGTGAATTTGCTCTCCCGCCGCGAATATAGTGAATATGAATTGCGTTGCAAAATGCAAGAAAAAGCCTTCACAGAAGCAGAAATTGAACAGGCTTTAGCGATTTGTCAGGAAAAAAACTGGCAAAGTGATCGCCGTTTTGCAGAAAATTATTTACATTACCGATCACAAAAAGGCTATGGTCTTAATCGAATTAAACAAGAGCTTTTTCAACTTAAAGGCATTTCTTCAGAGATCGCGGAAGACGTATTAGCGGAAATGGACATTGATTGGTTTGAGATTGCGCATTCCGTGTTACGCAAGAAATTCCCCAATTATGCACAAGAGCAAGATTTCAAAATGAAACAAAAAATCTGGCGCTATATGCTTTCACACGGCTTTCAAAGTGAAGAATTTGCCGATTTAGTCGGTTCGGGTGAAAACGAGTTTTACTAA
- the proS gene encoding proline--tRNA ligase has translation MRASRYLFATLKETPNDAQVVSHQLMLRAGMVRPLASGLYNWLPTGLRVLKKVENIVREEMNKSGAIEVEMPVVQPAELWQESQRWEQYGPELLRFQDRGQRDFVLGPTHEEVITDLVRREVSSYKQLPLNLYQIQTKFRDEVRPRFGVMRGREFLMKDAYSFHTTKESLQETYDIMYQTYSNIFTRLGLDFRAVQADTGSIGGSASHEFQVLAQSGEDDIVFSTESDFAANIELAEAVAQGERGTPTQPMELVDTPNAKTINELVEQFNVPVEKTVKTLIVKGANEEQPLIALIIRGDHNLNEIKAQKLAQVAEPLEFADEAEIKAKIGAGVGSLGPVNLPIPAIIDRSVALMSDFSAGANIDGKHYFNINWERDVPMPEVADLRNVVEGDLSPDGKGSLLIKRGIEVGHIFQLGTKYSEAMKATVQGEDGRPQTMIMGCYGIGVSRVVAAAIEQSHDERGIIWPTDAIAPFTVAIVPMNMHKSESVQEFAENLYRTLSAEGIEVIFDDRKERPGVMFADMELIGVPHMLVIGEKNLQNGEIEYKNRRTGEKQMINKDQLVEFVKQQIKY, from the coding sequence ATGCGAGCGAGTCGATATTTATTTGCTACTTTAAAAGAAACCCCGAATGATGCACAGGTGGTGAGCCATCAATTAATGTTGCGTGCTGGAATGGTGCGTCCTTTAGCGTCAGGACTTTATAACTGGTTGCCAACAGGCTTACGCGTACTTAAAAAAGTAGAAAATATTGTGCGTGAAGAAATGAATAAAAGCGGTGCGATCGAAGTAGAAATGCCCGTTGTTCAACCTGCTGAATTATGGCAAGAATCGCAACGCTGGGAGCAATATGGCCCAGAATTATTACGTTTCCAAGATCGTGGACAACGTGATTTTGTGCTTGGCCCAACACACGAAGAAGTGATCACCGATTTAGTTCGCCGTGAAGTGAGTTCTTATAAGCAACTTCCACTGAATTTATACCAAATTCAAACCAAATTCCGTGACGAAGTGCGTCCACGTTTTGGGGTAATGCGTGGTCGTGAATTTTTAATGAAAGATGCTTATTCTTTCCACACCACAAAAGAAAGCTTGCAAGAAACCTATGACATAATGTACCAAACCTACAGCAATATTTTCACCCGTCTAGGTTTAGATTTCCGTGCAGTGCAGGCGGATACCGGTTCTATCGGTGGCAGTGCTTCACACGAATTCCAAGTGTTAGCACAAAGTGGTGAAGATGATATTGTGTTTTCCACAGAATCTGATTTTGCAGCGAATATTGAACTTGCCGAAGCAGTGGCACAAGGCGAACGTGGCACGCCAACTCAGCCAATGGAATTAGTGGATACGCCAAATGCCAAAACCATTAACGAATTGGTGGAACAATTCAATGTGCCAGTAGAAAAAACTGTGAAAACCTTGATTGTAAAAGGCGCAAATGAAGAACAACCATTAATTGCATTAATTATTCGTGGTGATCATAATTTGAATGAAATCAAAGCGCAAAAATTAGCGCAAGTGGCTGAACCGCTTGAATTTGCTGATGAAGCGGAAATTAAAGCAAAAATTGGCGCAGGCGTTGGCTCTCTTGGCCCTGTTAATTTGCCGATCCCAGCCATTATTGATCGTAGCGTAGCATTAATGAGCGATTTTTCAGCGGGCGCAAACATTGATGGTAAACATTATTTCAATATCAACTGGGAACGTGATGTGCCAATGCCAGAAGTGGCAGATTTACGCAACGTAGTAGAAGGTGATCTAAGCCCTGATGGCAAAGGTTCATTGTTAATCAAACGTGGTATTGAAGTAGGACATATTTTCCAACTTGGCACAAAATATTCTGAAGCGATGAAAGCCACCGTACAAGGCGAAGATGGCCGCCCACAAACAATGATTATGGGCTGTTACGGTATTGGTGTGAGCCGTGTGGTTGCCGCAGCGATTGAACAAAGCCACGATGAACGTGGAATTATCTGGCCAACCGATGCCATTGCGCCATTTACTGTAGCAATCGTGCCGATGAATATGCACAAATCTGAAAGCGTGCAAGAATTTGCCGAAAATTTATACCGCACTTTAAGCGCTGAAGGGATTGAAGTGATTTTTGATGATCGTAAAGAGCGCCCAGGGGTAATGTTTGCGGATATGGAACTCATTGGTGTGCCGCATATGTTAGTCATCGGTGAGAAAAACCTACAAAATGGCGAAATTGAATATAAAAATCGCCGAACAGGTGAAAAACAGATGATCAACAAAGATCAGTTAGTGGAATTTGTGAAGCAACAAATTAAATACTAA
- a CDS encoding carbonic anhydrase, whose translation MGQLSADYQLCEQGKNQSPVNLTKAVTSHNSVEYQYQPSNVSLVNNGHTLQASLQSANNQLKIDDKTFTLQQFHFHTLSEHQFQGKHFPVEIHFVHKSETGELAVLAVMVKEGKANSVLEELLHNPLNVNEKMALAQPLDITKLLPRSKGHYRLNGSLTTPPCSEGVNWVVLQQPISASSEQIRSLSHTLGNNNRPVQPINARIVVSE comes from the coding sequence TTGGGGCAATTAAGTGCAGACTACCAATTATGTGAACAGGGCAAAAATCAATCGCCGGTTAATTTGACCAAAGCCGTAACCTCGCATAACAGCGTAGAATATCAATATCAGCCGAGCAACGTTAGCTTAGTCAATAATGGACATACTTTACAAGCCTCTCTACAATCAGCAAATAATCAATTAAAGATTGATGACAAAACTTTTACGTTACAGCAATTTCATTTCCATACACTAAGTGAACATCAATTCCAAGGTAAGCATTTCCCAGTAGAAATCCATTTTGTACATAAATCTGAAACCGGTGAGCTTGCTGTGCTGGCGGTAATGGTGAAAGAAGGAAAAGCAAATTCTGTGCTAGAAGAATTACTGCATAACCCTTTGAATGTTAATGAAAAAATGGCACTGGCACAGCCATTAGACATCACAAAATTGCTGCCGCGAAGTAAAGGGCATTATCGTCTTAATGGTTCGCTCACCACGCCGCCTTGTAGCGAAGGGGTAAATTGGGTGGTTTTACAGCAACCTATCAGTGCAAGCAGTGAGCAGATTCGATCATTATCACATACATTAGGGAATAATAATCGCCCTGTACAACCAATTAACGCTCGAATTGTCGTAAGCGAATAA
- the trmB gene encoding tRNA (guanosine(46)-N7)-methyltransferase TrmB, which translates to MTEQQTSFADQKRKTVETAEFTADGRYKRKVRSFVLRTGRLSDFQRNMMNEYWPIYGLSHQTEPFDFKKIYGNDKPVILEIGFGMGKSLVEMAEQNPDKNYLGIEVHTPGVGACIAYAVEKKVKNLRVICHDATEILRDCIADGSLAGLQLFFPDPWHKAKHHKRRIVQPHFVQTVCQKLANQGFIHMATDWENYAEQMLDVLQNNPQLRNTSATKDYIPRPESRPLTKFEQRGHRLGHGVWDLYFIKTE; encoded by the coding sequence ATGACAGAACAACAAACTAGCTTTGCGGATCAAAAACGCAAAACCGTTGAAACCGCTGAATTTACCGCTGACGGACGCTACAAACGTAAAGTGCGTAGTTTCGTGTTGCGTACAGGGCGATTAAGCGATTTTCAACGTAATATGATGAATGAATATTGGCCGATTTATGGCTTATCACATCAAACAGAACCTTTTGATTTTAAAAAGATTTATGGCAACGACAAGCCCGTTATTTTAGAAATCGGTTTTGGAATGGGGAAATCCCTAGTGGAAATGGCGGAGCAAAATCCAGATAAAAATTATCTAGGAATTGAGGTGCATACCCCCGGTGTGGGTGCGTGCATTGCTTATGCTGTGGAAAAGAAAGTAAAAAATCTACGCGTTATTTGCCACGATGCCACAGAAATTTTACGCGATTGCATTGCCGATGGCAGCCTTGCTGGCTTACAACTTTTTTTCCCCGATCCTTGGCATAAAGCGAAGCATCATAAACGCCGCATTGTACAGCCGCATTTTGTGCAAACTGTCTGCCAAAAGCTCGCTAACCAAGGCTTTATTCATATGGCAACAGACTGGGAAAACTATGCGGAACAAATGTTAGACGTATTGCAAAATAATCCACAGTTACGCAATACTTCCGCCACAAAGGACTATATTCCACGCCCTGAAAGCCGCCCATTGACCAAGTTTGAACAGCGAGGTCATCGCTTGGGACACGGCGTATGGGATTTATATTTTATTAAAACTGAATAA
- a CDS encoding YggL family protein: protein MAIQRNRRQRKKMHLAEFQELGFLVNWQFAENTPIDKIDEVVDRFINEVIRPNGLAYEGSGYLHWEGLVCLEEIGKCDESHRELVKNWLESNGLQQIEISQLFDIWWEYPAK, encoded by the coding sequence ATGGCTATTCAACGTAACAGAAGACAACGCAAAAAAATGCACCTTGCAGAATTCCAAGAATTAGGCTTTTTAGTAAACTGGCAATTCGCAGAAAATACTCCGATTGATAAAATTGATGAAGTTGTAGATCGTTTTATCAACGAAGTCATTCGCCCAAATGGCTTAGCTTATGAAGGTAGCGGTTATTTACATTGGGAAGGTTTAGTCTGCTTAGAAGAAATCGGAAAATGTGATGAAAGCCACCGCGAGCTAGTAAAAAACTGGTTAGAAAGCAATGGATTACAACAAATTGAAATCAGCCAACTGTTTGATATTTGGTGGGAATATCCAGCGAAGTAA
- a CDS encoding TfoX/Sxy family DNA transformation protein, which produces MMSITNTLTFEIRKELSELIGDVSAKGVFNSYGIFQEKSMFGLFQDNYFYLRAVGKLAQYLESQGAIPYMEHSEKPVSCGINFYLLPDKIRENKDLYKSVVLWSIEQIEEDRNQKEMAKVDLIRGRVNLSVRHERLLNKIGIRSFDDFLKAGAEYCYIALKKAGVSVNLSFFWNLKAASLRKHSMMLTQEEKEKALEVLNTALAKEGMRAIDPIKD; this is translated from the coding sequence ATGATGAGTATTACTAACACTCTAACGTTTGAAATTAGAAAAGAACTAAGTGAACTTATTGGAGATGTCTCAGCAAAAGGCGTTTTTAATAGTTATGGAATTTTCCAAGAAAAATCAATGTTTGGTTTATTCCAAGATAACTATTTTTATCTAAGGGCTGTTGGGAAATTAGCACAATATTTGGAAAGCCAAGGGGCGATACCTTATATGGAACATTCTGAAAAGCCAGTTTCTTGTGGCATAAATTTTTATCTTCTTCCTGATAAGATTAGAGAGAATAAAGATTTATATAAATCCGTTGTTCTATGGTCAATTGAGCAAATAGAAGAAGATAGAAATCAGAAAGAAATGGCAAAAGTTGATTTAATTCGAGGTCGAGTAAACTTGTCTGTTAGGCACGAACGCCTTCTGAATAAAATTGGAATTCGTTCTTTTGATGATTTTTTAAAGGCAGGAGCAGAATACTGCTATATTGCACTTAAGAAAGCAGGAGTGAGTGTTAATTTAAGCTTTTTCTGGAACTTAAAAGCAGCTTCTTTGAGAAAGCATTCTATGATGTTAACGCAAGAGGAAAAGGAAAAAGCATTAGAGGTGTTAAATACTGCGCTGGCTAAAGAGGGGATGAGGGCGATTGATCCTATCAAGGATTAA